Proteins encoded in a region of the Anopheles ziemanni chromosome 2, idAnoZiCoDA_A2_x.2, whole genome shotgun sequence genome:
- the LOC131293587 gene encoding ribonuclease 3, producing the protein MSHQRQPHYHSSARQNNYPAQRGPPPYSHGTSLPPPSVSGNPQGNAGFSLPNFNIPPPNFVNAGRNPPPPAPYYRDRAGNSTGSGQYHQSINNPPYKHHGYSGGGSNYSSGRRYGESPHASSGSAGNSGYVHPSSSHRPSSSYARQSASKHHSMGSGRSHSVPANVDRSSRSRLDRSSSCRRESEDHGSSSGERRSTRHSRFKVDTERAEILSKWCRNYCETSEDIARKLVEMANDEDRTLWVRSSPAELYYKRVSDRVVQSTGRLDALCTLFDEELIRRAERIRATQPPYNPPPRKRKMKMCRHKHDKCSSSSESSDDEIEFEDECSMEELTAKIKHPLRLHVDLWYNDPGEMNDGPLCRCSARSRRTGIRHGKYPGEEGFPKCAPNSNNADKLHHYRITISPPTNFLTKTPTIIKHDQHEFLFEGFSLLAHEPIDELPTCKVIRFNIEYTILYIEEKMPENFTIRELDLFDRYLFRELLELVDFTVQPSGSTEDNSCPCYHFLPRFVRDLPDNGKEVLAMSEVLRYLLDNSGPLVPPDMLKEMMDMSQNEWQDYVDYVKGMVVTNPGMKPCSVRVDQLDRNVGDVPEATAVDENGLMHPVIVHFGIRPPQLSYAGNPEYQKAWREYIKFRHLVANMSKPSFEDKRKLEAKENRLLEMRMQGRMKRNITIAVSAKAFHRTGIMCDMVQHAMLIPVLTGHLRFHRALNVLEKYIGYTFTNRYTLQLALTHPSYKENFGTNPDHARNSLTNCGIRQPEYGDRKIHYMNTRKRGINTLISIMSRFGKENETDSNITHNERLEFLGDAVVEFITSIHLFHMFPDLEEGGLATYRAAIVQNQHLAVLAKKLHLEEFMLYAHGSDLCHELELRHALANCFEALMGALLLDGGIEVADRVFAYALFQEDESLRDIWVNYPRHPLQEQEPFGDRHHIESFEMLKTLTRFEESIGVSFNHIRLLARAFTDRSIGFTNLTLGSNQRLEFLGDTVLQLICSEYLYRHFPEHHEGHLSLLRSSLVNNRTQAVVCDDLGMTQYAVYSNPKADLKTKDRADLLEAFLGALYVDKKLEYCETFCHVCLFPRLQDFIMNQDWNDPKSKLQQCCLTLRTMDGGEPDIPVYKVIECTGPTNTRVYSVAVYFRGKRLACADGHSIQQAEMNAAKQALENSKDLFPQLDHQKRVIAQSLKRQKVPRSAAGLRMGASSTGGGAGDGMEPMEDDDDEQQGDRKLDSPSNGNRQDEEHRSDPAEEAAKRQRERKNASVFLPESARLPKQYQMNRSSRSSKSSVGSGSSSDASHSSDEGSVSLRKRKRNRHGSFGSSINSEEEDVKLDKPTDNTSLEDIKPSPLKERKSPTEQLEPPTADRKVETGPTGFEYSSLSEDDDLGLEDISDSDEHFGKSCSPDAIDTHDIKQEELEDSLENASVDQTVSVDVEAPVEAQTDKHAANEEIKVNTVKLEEADDVSSESVSIKLEGVDDISSDLEAGEID; encoded by the exons ATGAGCCACCAACGTCAACCACATTATCATTCTTCTGCGAGACAAAACAATTATCCTGCTCAAAGGGGACCACCTCCGTACAGCCATGGCACATCGCTTCCTCCACCGAGTGTTAGTGGGAATCCCCAGGGCAATGCAGGATTTTCTTTGCCTAATTTCAATATTCCTCCACCGAACTTCGTTAATGCGGGAAgaaacccaccaccaccagctccaTACTATCGCGATAGAGCAGGGAACAGTACAGGTTCCGGTCAGTACCACCAATCAATAAATAACCCACCATATAAACACCATGGATACTCGGGAGGTGGCTCAAACTATTCGTCCGGGAGACGCTACGGAGAATCACCTCATGCAAGTTCTGGTAGCGCCGGAAACAGTGGGTATGTTCATCCTTCGTCATCTCACAGGCCCTCCTCCTCGTATGCTCGacaatctgcttcgaagcaccattccATGGGCAGCGGAAGGTCACACTCAGTCCCCGCAAATGTCGATCGCTCTAGTCGATCCAGACTAGATCGTTCATCGTCGTGCAGACGAGAGTCGGAAGATCACGGTTCTTCTTCCGGGGAACGGAGGAGTACTCGTCATTCTCGGTTCAAAGTG GACACTGAACGTGCGGAAATCCTGTCCAAATGGTGCCGTAACTATTGTGAAACATCCGAGGACATTGCCCGCAAGCTCGTCGAGATGGCGAACGATGAAGATCGTACGCTCTGGGTACGCTCATCGCCGGCGGAACTATACTACAAACGCGTCTCGGATCGGGTCGTCCAATCGACGGGACGCCTGGATGCCCTTTGCACCCTGTTCGACGAGGAGCTCATACGGCGGGCCGAACGGATCCGTGCCACGCAACCGCCGTACAATCCGCCGCCGCGTAAACGTAAGATGAAAATGTGCCGCCACAAGCACGACAAATGTTCGTCCTCATCCGAGTCTTCCGACGATGAGATTGAGTTCGAGGATGAGTGTAGCATGGAGGAGTTGACGGCAAAGATAAAGCATCCACTACGCCTGCACGTGGACCTCTGGTACAACGATCCGGGTGAAATGAACGATGGCCCACTGTGTCGCTGTTCGGCGCGGTCCAGGCGGACGGGTATACGGCATGGAAAGTACCCGGGCGAAGAGGGATTCCCTAAATGTGCACCCAACTCAAACAACGCGGACAAGTTGCACCATTATCG CATCACTATTTCTCCCCCGACGAATTTTCTTACGAAAACGCCCACCATCATCAAGCACGATCAGCACGAGTTCCTGTTCGAAGGATTCTCTCTGTTGGCACACGAACCGATCGATGAGTTGCCAACATGCAAGGTGATTCGCTTCAACATCGAGTACACCATCCTCTACATTGAGGAGAAAATGCCGGAAAACTTCACCATCCGCGAGCTGGACCTGTTCGATCGTTATCTCTTCCGGGAGCTGCTCGAACTGGTTGACTTTACCGTGCAACCGTCCGGCTCGACGGAGGACAACTCCTGCCCGTGCTATCACTTCTTGCCTCGCTTCGTCCGTGATTTGCCGGACAATGGCAAGGAGGTGCTTGCGATGAGCGAAGTGTTGCGCTACCTGCTGGACAATTCGGGCCCGTTGGTGCCGCCCGATATGCTCAAGGAAATGATGGACATGAGCCAGAACGAGTGGCAGGACTACGTGGACTACGTGAAGGGCATGGTGGTGACGAATCCGGGCATGAAACCGTGCTCGGTCAGGGTGGACCAGCTCGATCGGAACGTAGGTGACGTACCGGAAGCGACGGCAGTGGACGAAAACGGCCTGATGCACCCGGTGATCGTCCATTTCGGCATCAGGCCACCGCAGCTGAGCTACGCCGGCAATCCCGAGTACCAAAAGGCCTGGAGGGAGTACATCAAGTTTCGCCACCTGGTTGCCAACATGTCCAAGCCATCGTTCGAGGACAAGCGCAAGCTGGAGGCGAAGGAAAATCGTCTGCTAGAAATGCGCATGCAGGGACGCATGAAGCGCAACATTACGATCGCGGTCAGTGCGAAGGCGTTCCACCGGACGGGCATAATGTGCGATATGGTGCAGCACGCGATGCTGATTCCAGTTCTCACCGGCCATCTGCGCTTTCACCGAGCGCTGAACGTGCTCGAGAAGTACATCGGGTACACGTTCACCAACCGTTACACGCTCCAGCTGGCCCTCACACACCCATCGTACAAGGAAAACTTTGGCACGAATCCCGACCACGCACGGAACAGCCTGACAAATTGTGGCATCCGACAACCCGAGTACGGCGATCGGAAGATACACTACATGAACACCCGTAAGCGAGGCATCAACACGCTTATCAGCATAATGTCGCGGTTCGGGAAGGAGAATGAAACGGACAGTAATATTACACACAACGAGCGGCTAGAGTTTCTTGGTGATGCCGTGGTGGAGTTTATCACCTCCATCCATCTGTTCCATATGTTTCCGGACCTGGAGGAGGGTGGTCTCGCGACGTACCGAGCCGCGATCGTACAGAACCAACATTTGGCCGTGCTGGCAAAGAAGCTTCACCTGGAGGAATTTATGTTGTACGCACACGGTTCGGATCTTTGCCACGAGCTAGAGCTACGGCATGCGCTAGCGAACTGTTTCGAAGCCCTTATGGGGGCGCTCCTGCTCGATGGTGGAATCGAGGTGGCCGACCGGGTGTTTGCGTACGCCCTCTTCCAGGAGGACGAATCGTTGCGCGACATCTGGGTGAACTACCCGCGCCATCCGTTGCAGGAACAGGAACCGTTTGGCGATCGGCATCACATCGAGTCCTTCGAGATGCTCAAAACGTTGACACGCTTCGAGGAATCGATCGGGGTTAGCTTCAACCACATCCGGCTGCTGGCGAGAGCGTTCACCGATCGTTCGATTGGATTCACAAATCTTACGCTCGGGTCCAACCAGCGGCTCGAGTTCCTGGGCGACACGGTGTTGCAGTTGATCTGCTCGGAGTACCTGTACCGGCACTTTCCGGAGCACCACGAGGGCCATCTGTCGCTGCTGCGCAGCTCGCTGGTAAACAATCGCACCCAGGCGGTCGTTTGTGACGATCTCGGCATGACGCAGTACGCGGTCTACTCGAACCCGAAGGCGGACCTGAAAACCAAGGATCGGGCCGATTTGCTGGAGGCCTTTCTCGGTGCGCTCTACGTCGACAAGAAGCTGGAGTACTGCGAAACGTTCTGCCACGTGTGTCTGTTTCCGCGGCTGCAAGACTTCATCATGAACCAGGACTGGAACGATCCGAAGTCGAAGCTGCAGCAGTGCTGCCTAACGCTGCGCACAATGGATGGCGGCGAACCGGACATACCGGTATACAAGGTGATCGAGTGTACCGGGCCAACCAATACGCGCGTCTACTCGGTCGCGGTGTACTTCCGCGGGAAGCGGCTCGCTTGTGCCGACGGGCATAGCATCCAGCAGGCGGAAATGAATGCGGCAAAGCAGGCGCTGGAAAACTCCAAGGATCTGTTTCCGCAGCTCGATCACCAGAAGCGCGTGATTGCGCAAAGTTTGAAGCGGCAGAAGGTTCCCCGATCGGCAGCGGGGCTTCGCATGGGCGCATCATCTACAGGAGGGGGAGCGGGTGATGGAATGGAACCGATGgaagatgatgacgatgagcaACAGGGAGATAGAAAGCTTGACTCACCCAGCAACGGCAACCGACAAGATGAGGAGCATCGTTCCGATCCGGCAGAGGAGGCTGCGAAAAGGCAACGCGAACGTAAGAACGCTTCGGTGTTTCTGCCCGAGTCGGCCCGCCTGCCAAAGCAGTATCAAATGAATCGCAGCTCGAGATCCAGCAAGAGCAGCGTCGGAAGCGGTTCCAGTAGCGACGCTTCGCATTCCAGCGATGAGGGTAGTGTTTCTCTGCGTAAAAGAAAACGTAATCGACACGGTTCGTTCGGCAGTAGTATCAATAGTGAAGAAGAGGACGTAAAACTTGATAAACCCACTGATAATACTTCTCTTGAGGATATTAAACCGAGTCCGCTCAAGGAACGTAAGAGTCCAACGGAACAACTCGAACCCCCCACTGCAGACCGAAAGGTAGAAACGGGACCAACCGGGTTCGAATACAGTTCCTTATCCGAGGATGACGACCTTGGGCTGGAAGATATTTCCGATTCAGACGAGCACTTCGGAAAATCATGTTCACCGGACGCGATCGACACGCACGATATTAAACAGGAAGAATTGGAGGACAGCCTAGAGAACGCGTCCGTTGATCAGACGGTTTCCGTTGATGTTGAGGCTCCAGTAGAGGCACAAACAGACAAACATGCTGCAAATGAAGAGATTAAAGTAAACACCGTCAAGCTGGAGGAAGCGGACGATGTGTCGTCGGAATCCGTCTCAATTAAATTGGAAGGTGTCGATGACATATCATCCGATTTGGAGGCAGGCGAGATCGATTAA
- the LOC131293586 gene encoding ribonuclease H1, with protein MLFLWQSLDRILKMPFYAVAKGRQVGIYNTWPECQQQVNGFTGARFKKFATESEANNFVQQNSGGSSAVSSTNWGRGSTDDDGFVHVYTDGSCEGNGQAHAAAGLGVYFGEGHALNTAQPVSGRATNNCGEIQAASMAIRLARAQGVRRLMVNTDSQFLINSITKWLPGWKRRNWTLASGGEVKNKTDFQELERELSSGDIEIKWNHVDAHCGIAGNERADELARQGTQMYRTMRRGR; from the exons atgttgtttttatGGCAGTCGCTGGACAGAATTCTAAAGATGCCGTTCTATGCAGTAGCCAAAGGACGCCAGGTTGGAATTTATAACACGTG GCCAGAGTGCCAGCAACAAGTGAATGGATTCACCGGTGCTCGGTTCAAAAAGTTTGCCACGGAATCGGAAGCGAACAATTTTGTTCAGCAAAATAGCGGTGGATCTAGCGCTGTGTCGAGTACAAACTGGGGCAGAGGTAGCACG GATGATGACGGATTTGTTCACGTGTACACGGACGGATCGTGCGAGGGTAATGGACAGGCGCACGCTGCTGCCGGCTTAGGAGTGTACTTCGGCGAAGGTCATGCCTT aaataCCGCCCAGCCCGTCAGTGGCCGAGCGACGAATAATTGCGGCGAAATACAGGCTGCCTCGATGGCTATACGACTCGCCAGAGCACAGGGCGTCCGTCGGCTTATGGTCAATACGGACTCTCAGTTCCTGATCAATTCCATCACCAAGTGGCTGCCGGGCTGGAAACGGCGCAACTGGACGCTGGCAAGCGGCGGCGAGGTTAAGAACAAGACTGACTTTCAGGAGCTTGAACGGGAGCTAAGTTCTGGCGATATCGAGATCAAGTGGAATCACGTCGATGCACACTGCGGCATCGCAGGAAACGAGCGTGCGGACGAACTGGCCCGCCAAGGAACACAGATGTATCGAACGATGCGTAGAGGACGATAA
- the LOC131291362 gene encoding uncharacterized protein LOC131291362 has translation MRTKPFLVILTCVLMTTFLLILFGSAGQQNDSLKNIVSQTHQHLRNFKQNLRESNSDRRPEIDPKYLAQLGFTQPLYNGTRANFTVVTYALPGELASTLLFVQSMAFKLPTQPLLVYDLGLEESDLHTLQTFCNGSSSGAPHCCAVITYDLNKLPAHVADRSMHAFRPVIIHDALARSKMILFTENNVRLKGSNPARDIEDVRLRAENSSSGVLGCATKQPVTSRTHPKMFEYFETGVDNFYFLPMTSLEFVFFRNSATVNEKVLLPWVRCALTLECLHPIGAQSGGCKYNKKPLYRYSGCHAYDTCAFNIILGMTFGYDESNYSNQDLANLYYLETLEQATKILENRRKNISDTSEHPFTED, from the exons ATGAGAACGAAACCATTCCTGGTGATACTGACGTGCGTGCTAATGACCACCTTTCTTCTGATCCTGTTCGGTTCCGCCGGTCAGCAGAACGACTCGCTGAAAAATATCGTCTCCCAGACGCATCAACATCTGCGTAATTTTAAG CAAAACCTTCGCGAATCGAACTCCGACCGAAGACCCGAAATCGATCCGAAGTATCTGGCGCAGCTCGGGTTCACGCAGCCCCTGTACAATGGCACGCGGGCAAACTTCACCGTCGTCACGTACGCCCTGCCGGGTGAGCTAGCCTCGACGCTGCTGTTCGTGCAGAGCATGGCGTTCAAGCTGCCGACTCAGCCGCTGCTGGTGTACGATCTTGGGCTGGAGGAGTCGGACCTGCACACACTGCAGACGTTCTGCAACGGCTCATCGTCCGGTGCGCCGCACTGTTGTGCTGTGATAACGTACGATCTGAACAAGCTGCCGGCACACGTGGCAGACCGGAGTATGCACGCGTTCCGGCCGGTCATTATCCACGATGCGCTTGCCCGCTCGAAGATGATCCTGTTCACCGAGAACAACGTGCGGCTGAAGGGCAGCAATCCGGCGCGCGACATCGAGGACGTGCGGTTGCGGGCGGAAAACAGCAGCTCGGGCGTGCTGGGTTGCGCGACGAAGCAACCGGTCACCAGTCGGACGCATCCGAAAATGTTCGAGTACTTCGAGACCGGGGTGGACAACTTCTACTTCCTGCCGATGACGTCGCTCGAGTTCGTGTTCTTCCGCAACAGTGCGACAGTCAACGAGAAGGTGCTGTTGCCGTGGGTGCGTTGTGCACTGACGCTAGAGTGTCTACATCCGATCG GTGCACAGTCTGGTGGTTGTAAGTACAACAAGAAACCACTCTACCGGTACTCGGGTTGCCACGCGTACGATACGTGCGCGTTCAACATCATCCTCGGCATGACGTTCGGGTATGACGAAAGCAACTACTCCAACCAGGATTTGGCTAATCTCTACTACCTGGAAACGCTCGAGCAAGCAACGAAGATTCTCGAGAACCGACGGAAAAACATCAGCGACACGTCCGAGCATCCGTTCACGGAGGACTGA